In the genome of Paenarthrobacter ilicis, the window ACGACTCACGCGCCGTAACCCGGCGTGTTTTACCCCACACGGGCCTGCACAAGCGGCGCGCGGGGCGGCCGTCCCCCTACTCGGACCAGACGTACAGCCCAGCCTTGTCCGCTTTTTCCACATCAGTTGCCAAGGCGGCCAGCTGCTGCACCAATTGCCGCGCGGCAGCGGAATCGAAGGGCATGTCATCCTGCTGCGCCCAAGCCGCGGCTACATCATCCAGGACGTTGCCGTCGCCTTCACTTTCGTAGGTCAGCAACTCAGCAAGGGCGCGGACCATGGCCTCGGGAACGCCAAGGAGGGAATCACTGGTGACATCAACCAGCGCCAGCTCGTAGTCGGCCCCCGACGCGTGGACGGCCTGGCCGGCAAGATCGCCCAGCTGCTCCACTTCGTAGTCGGTGACACCTTCGATGCGGACTGCGGGGCCGGAAACCCCGGCCCCCTTCTCCAGGGCAGCTGCCCGCTTGAGCGCTTCATTGTGGGTGGCAACAAAAATTTCGGCAAAGCCCATGGAGACTACTCTCAATCCTTCGTGCTGACGGGGCGGCGGCGCGGCACCAGTGGATGGACGCCGTCCAAATCCAGCCTAATGCAGCGGCAGCCGTGAGGGGTGTCGGCCCAAGGGCAGAAGCACCGAACCTTTAGCGGACGGCCACCCGGAGTTTGTTCTTCCACGGGTCATCAAATCGGAGTTCAAGCCCCGTGTGGTGGCTGGCAACCCCTGCCACCTTCAACCGGTCAGCCAACTGGGCAACGTCCTCGGAGGACGGCACCTCGATCAGGACTTCCCCCAGGCCCAGGGTGTCGCGGCGGGGGCCGGCGCCCCGGCTGTTCCACACATTCATCGCCATGTGGTGGTGATAGCCGCCGGCAGAGACAAACAGGGCCTGGCCATGCCATCCCGCAGTCCGCTCAAATCCAAGGGTCCCCACGTAGAAGTCACTGGCGGTCTGGACGTCTCCCACCTGCAGGTGAACGTGCCCGACGCCGGCTGCGGACTCCCGCTGGCCCGTTACGGCTGCTTCACTCAGGTGCTGCTGAAGGTAGCGCTGCGGAGGAAGCGCCACATTGTCCATGACAACCGTCCCGCCGTCCCATTGCCACTGGCTACGAGGCTTGTCGTAGTAGAGCTCGATGCCATTGCCTTCAGGATCGGTGAAGTAGAAAGCCTCGCTGACCAGGTGGTCGGCGCTGCCGGCAAAAGCGCGGGGTTCGAATTCGGCAGCCGTGGCAACGGTTGCGGCCAGCGAAGGCTGGTCCTCGAAGAGAATCGCAGTGTGGAACAGCCCGGCTTCTCCCCGACCGGGAACCTGGAGTCCTGCTGCGGGCGCCAAGTGAACCAGGGGCTTGCCGACGCGGCCAAGATACAGGCCGCCGTCCTGCTCAGCCACGACGTCCAGGCCGAGGGCCTGCTGGTAGTAGTCGTTCATGGTCTTCATGTCGCCAACCTTGAGCATCACGGTGCCCATGGTCAGTTCGGCAGGAAGGAGATCCTGTTTTGGTGTCGCTTTCATGTGAAACTCCTGGTTCTGATGCCGCCGGTTCGACATCATCTACCCTTATAAATTACTTGAAGCTTCAATTTATTCCTAACGGATGACCCGGCCCCGCAAAACAATGTGGCTGAGCTCTTGTACGGTTCCCAACTCCCGGCGTGGATCTGCTGCGCACACCACGACGTCGGCGCTGGCACCTTCGCTGATACCCCCAGCTCCCAGCCATTCCCGGGCGCCCCACGCGGCAGCCTCCAACACCGCGACAGGCGGCAGGCCGGCGTCGTGCAGTTCCTGCATTTCATCGGCGATCCTGCCGTGCTTGATGACGCTGCCGGCATCTGTCCCCGCGTAGATGGCAACACCGGACTCGAACGCCTCCAACACCCGCTCCCGGCGCCCCTCCCACAGCCGAAGCATGTGTGCGGCATACTCCGGGAATTTCCCGGCGGCCTGCCCGGCAATATCGGGAAAAGTGGCGATGTTGACCAGCGTTGGAACAATGGGAACCGACTGCTCAACCAGCCGCGGAATATGCCGGGGCAAAAGCCCGGTGGCATGCTCGATGCAGTCAATCCCGGCATCCAACATCTCATCGATGGTGTCCTCGGCGAAGCAATGGGCGGTGACGCGGGCACCCTCATCATGCGCCGCAGCGATGGCGTCCTTGACGGTCTTCGCCGGGAACGAGGCAGCCAGATCTCCAAGGCCGCGGTCGATCCAGTCCCCCACGAGTTTCACCCAGCCATCGCCGTCGCGGGCCTCCTTACGGACGGTCTCCACCAGCTGGGCAGGTTCGATTTCATGCCCCAGCCCGCGGAGGTATCGCCTGCTCCGGGCAATGTGCCGGCCTGCCCTGATCAGCCGCGGCAAGTCCCCGCGCTCCTGAACCCACCTGGTATCGGACGGTGAACCGGCGTCCCGGATCAGCAGCGTTCCGGCGTCGCGGTCCGCCACTGCCTGGGCCAGGGTGGTGCCGTGGTCCACCGCCCCACCGGTTCCGAGCCCGATGTGGCAGTGGGCATCCACGAAGCCCGGCAGCACCCAACCGTCCAGCAGCACGTCCGGGGCATCCACCGGCCGGTCAAACGTGAGGACTCCGTCCACGGACCACAAACCATGACGCTCCTCCTCCCCCGAAACGAGCACTGGACCGGTGAATTCGATGATGTTTGGCATGGGAAAAGCCTAGTCCCGGCAGCAGCTGTGGTAGCTTCGTCTACGACCACACGGGTGCCCTTGCAGGGGCTGAGATCGGACTGATGCAGTCTGCGACCGTTGAACCTGTCCGGGTAATGCCGGCGAAGGAAGTGAGTAATCCTTGAGCACCACGGAAACACAGCACAGCCCTGTCCAAAACCAGATCAGCCCTGTCCAAAACCCGGTCAACGCGGCCCGGAAGACGGCAGAAACCGTCACGCAATCGCTGAAATCCCACTCCTTGGCATGGGTGGAGGACCCCCGGACCGGCATCCGCGTTCCTGTCACAGAGATTGCGCTGGAGCCCTCTCCCAATGGCGTGGCCAACGAGCCCTTGCAGGTGTACCGAACAGCCGGACCCGGCAGTGATCCGGTGGTGGGACTGAAGCCCTTCCGCTCAGCATGGATCGAGGGCCGTGGCGACACCGAGCCCTACTCCGGGCGCGAACGCAACTTGCTCGACGACGGCAAGTCCGCGGTCCGGCGCGGGGCGGCATCAGCGGAATGGAAAGGCGGCCAACCCATTCCCCGCCGCGCTGTCGAGAGGAAAAGAGTCACGCAGATGTACTACGCCAAGCAGGGAATCGTGACAAAGGAAATGCAGTTCGTCGCGTTGCGGGAGAACTGCGATGTTGAGCTGGTCCGCAGCGAAGTCGCCGCGGGCAGGGCCATCATTCCCAACAACATCAACCACCCGGAATCAGAACCGATGATCATCGGCAAGGCCTTCCTGGTGAAGATCAACGCCAACATAGGCAACTCCGCCGTGACAAGCTCCATCGCCGAAGAAGTGGACAAACTGCAGTGGGCCACCCAGTGGGGCGCGGATACGGTGATGGACCTCTCCACGGGCGACGACATCCACACCACCCGTGAATGGATCATCCGCAACGCCCCTGTCCCGATCGGCACAGTACCCATTTACCAGGCCCTGGAAAAGGTCAACGGCGAAGCCAACAAGCTCACCTGGGAGATCTTCCGCGACACCGTCATTGAACAGTGTGAGCAAGGCGTGGACTACATGACCATCCACGCCGGTGTGCTCCTGCGTTATGTGCCGCTCACCGCCAACAGGGTCACTGGCATAGTGTCCCGTGGAGGGTCGATCATGGCCGGCTGGTGCCTTGCACACCACCAGGAGAACTTCCTGTACACGCATTTTGACGAGCTCTGCGAAATTTTCACCCAGTACGACGTCGCGTTCTCCCTGGGCGATGGCCTGCGCCCCGGCGCCACGGCAGATGCCAACGACGCCGCACAGTTCGCCGAACTGGATACCCTCGCCGAGCTGACCCACAGGGCATGGGAATTCGATGTTCAGGTGATGGTGGAAGGCCCCGGCCACGTCCCGTTCCACCTGGTCCGGGAAAACGTTGAACGCCAGCAGGAGCTGTGCAAGGGAGCCCCCTTCTACACACTGGGCCCGCTGGTCACCGACGTGGCGCCCGGCTACGACCACATCACCTCGGCCATCGGAGCAACCGAAATCGCACGGTACGGCACGGCCATGCTGTGTTACGTCACTCCCAAGGAGCACCTGGGGCTGCCGAACAAGGATGACGTGAAGACCGGTGTCATTACCTACAAGATCGCAGCCCACGCTGCCGATCTCGCCAAGGGCCACCCCGGGGCCAACGAGAGAGACGACGCCCTTTCCAAGGCTAGGTTCGAATTCCGTTGGCGCGACCAGTTCGCCCTGTCCCTCGACCCTGTCACCGCCGAGGCGTTCCACGACGAAACACTGCCTGCTGAACCGGCCAAGACGGCCCACTTCTGCTCGATGTGCGGCCCCAAGTTCTGCTCCATGCGGATCAGCCAGGACATCCGCGACGAATTCGGAAAGGTGTACCTTCCGGATCCCGCGGCCCCCCTGTCCTTTCGGAAGGAACAGCCGGCGGTTCAGGAGGCTTGAGCAGAGATACCTCGTCCGGCATCAGCCACAAAAGACCTGATGATACGGTCTCCGTCGGCTGAGTCCTGGGGCCGGTGCCCGCCCGCTGCTACACGGTGGACGGCGCCGGTTTCCCGGAGGTAACCCGCGATTTCTTCGTACAACGGCTCCCAGCCACCGGTGAGGACAAGGGTGGGAACACCGGGCACTATCTGCAGTGGCGCCTCCCACGGGGGAGCCTGCAGTCGAAGACGGCGTGCGGAACGGCGCGCCTCCGGCGTATCCAGGTCACCGGCTTCGGCAGAGAATGCGCGGCGGTAGTACTCGCGCTGGTAATCGGAGTCGTTGAGCTGGTTCCGTACCGCAAACAGGGGCTCCATGAGTGACCTGTGCGAAGCGGTTGCCGGGAGCTCACTTGTGAGGGACAAACACGCCGGTTCCACCAGGGTCAACGACCAGACCAGGTCCGGACGTTCAATGGCGGTCAGCATTGAGGAGATCGCGCCCTGTTCGTGGGCTACTACGTGGCCTCCGCCGGACTCCCGCAAGGCATTGATAATAATGGCCATGTCCGCGGCTACGTTGGATTCCAAGGGATCGGCGGTGGCGTCGAAGCCATGGCGCCTCAAGAAAAGTGCGTCATGGGACAGCGCCATTCCGTGCTGCTTTGGCCAGGCCGCAGCTCCAAAACTGCCAAGGCCGTGGACAAAAACTACGCGCTGCTTGTGCATCAGATCAGACTATTCCACGGCTCCGACATCCATCGGAGGCGGAGCCGTGGAATTCCTACTTGCCCAGGAACTTGTCGAAGCCCTTGGGCAGGTTCAGTTGCGAAGGATCAAAGTCGGCCGCGCCCTGGCCGAACGCCGCACCCGTGGGAGCGGCCGACGCTGCAGCAGACTTCTTGGCCTGGGCATCACGCAGTTCCTGCGCTGCCTTGGCCGGATTGCCGGAACGCGCCTTCTTCTTGGGGGCGTTCTTCGCGTTCTTGCGGCCACCACCTGGTCCACCAAGGCCGGGCATCCCCGGCATCCCCGGCATGCCCCCACCCTGAGCAAGTTTCTTCATCATCTTCTGGGCCTGTCCGAATCGCTCCAGCAGGCCATTGACCTCGGAGACGTGGACACCTGAGCCCCTGGCGATACGGGCACGGCGGGATCCGTTGATGATTTTGGGAGCAACGCGCTCGTGGGGAGTCATGGAGCGGACGATCGCCTCAACGCGGTCGATCTCCTTCTCATCAAAGTTCTCCAGCTGCTGCCGGATGTTCTGCGCCCCCGGCATCATCATGAGCATCTTCTTCATGGAGCCCATGTTGCGGATCTGCTGCATCTGGGCGAGGAAGTCGTCCAGGGTGAAGTCTTCCTGGTCGGCAAATTTCTTTGCCATCCGGGCTGCTTCGTCCTTGTCCCAGGCTTTCTCGGCCTGTTCGATCAGGGTGAGGACGTCACCCATGTCCAGGATCCTCGAGGCCATACGGTCCGGGTGGAAGAGTTCGAAGTCGTCCAGGCCTTCACCAGTGGACGCGAACATCACGGGCTTGCCGGTCACAGATGCCACCGACAACGCGGCACCACCGCGGGCGTCGCCGTCGAGCTTGGACAGCACGATGCCCGTGAAGTTGACGCCTTCATCGAAGGCCATGGCCGTGTTGACGGCGTCCTGGCCGATCATGGAGTCGATCACGAAGAGGACTTCGTTGGGAATGATCGCCTGGCGGATGCGGCGAGCCTGGTCCATCATTTCGGCATCGACGCCAAGGCGGCCGGCGGTGTCAACAATGACGACGTCGTGCAGCTTCTGGCGGGCTTCCTCCACGCCGGCCTTGGCAACTGCCACGGGATCGCCGGCGGGGTGGTCCAGCTCGGTGGACGTGGCGCCCGGGTGCGGCGCGAACACAGGAACACCCGCGCGCTGGCCAACCACCTGGAGTTGGGTAACGGCATTGGGACGCTGGAGGTCACAGGCCACCAGCATGGGGCTGTGGCCCTGCGACTTGAGCCACTTGGACAACTTGCCCGCCAAGGTGGTCTTACCGGCACCCTGCAGGCCCGCAAGCATGATGATGGTGGGGCCGTTCTTGGCCAAACGGATGCGGCGGGTCTCGCCACCGAGGATCTCCTGGAGTTCCTCGTTGACGATCTTGACGATCTGCTGGCTGGGGTTCAGCGCCCCCGAAACCTCTGCGCCCAGGGCACGCTCGCGGATGCGGCCCGTGAATTCACGGACCACGGACACGGCAACATCTGCGTCCAACAGGGCGCGGCGGATCTCCCGGACGGTGGCATCAACGTCAGCCTCGGTGAGGCGGCCCTTGCCACGAAGGTTCTTGAAGGTTGCTGTCAACCGGTCAGAGAGTGAATTGAACACGCGCCGTGCACTTCTTTCGATGGTCTGCTAATGGCGGCCAAGCGACTCGCCAGAGTCTTGACTGTGTCTTGTCCCGGATATTTGCCTCGATACCTGCAACTACCGACAAATCCGATCCAACTGCGGGACTCGACTATCTAGGGTACCAAGTCGCACCTCCAAGATGGCATGCTGGCACAGTGACCAGTCAAACAACTGTAAAAACGTTGCTCATCCTCGGTGCGTCCGGGGACCTCACCGGCAGGCTCCTGCTGCCCGGCCTGGCCGGACTCCTGGCCGGCGGGGGCGCTTCCGGCCTCCGGCTGGTGGGCGCCGGGTCCGATCCCTGGACCCCCAACCAATGGCTGGAACGGGTTGAGGGCGCCTTCGACACCGCATTAAAAGCCACTGACGACGCCGGGCGGACGGCCCTGGACGCAGTAGTGGCTACCACTGAATACCACCAAGTGGACGTGACCGCCGATGGTCCCCTGGCCGCCCTCCTGCAAACCCTTGAAGGACCGGTGGCCATCTACTTTGCCCTGCCACCGCACATCAGCCAGAAAGCCTGTGAGGTCCTGCGCCGCGAGCAGCTCCCCGCAGGCACCCGCCTGGTCATGGAGAAGCCGTTCGGATCCGGCACGGAATCCGCCCATGCGTTGAACAAGACCCTTGCGGCCCTGGTCCCGGAGGACCGCATCCACCGCGTTGACCACTTCCTGGGCAAGGCCACGGTCCTGAACATCCTGGGCCTGCGTTTCGCCAACAGGTTCCTGGAGCCCGTATGGAACCGGGACCACATCGAGAAGGTGGAGGTCATCTTCGACGAGGACCTCGCGCTTGAGGGGCGCGCCCGCTACTACGACACTGCAGGCGCCCTGCGCGACATGATCCAAAGCCACCTCCTGCACATCATGGCGTTCCTTGCCATCGACGCGCCGGCCACCATCGAGGAGCGGGACCTGCGGGATGCGGTAGCCACCGTGCTGAGGGCCAGCAGCATCAAGGCCCCTTATGGCGAGTCATCCCGGCGCGCCCGGTACACCGCCGGCGCGTTGGGCGAGCGTGCGGTCCCTGACTACGCCGCAGAGGATGGCGTGGACGCCTCCCGCAACACGGAGACGCTTGCCCAGGTTCGGGTGGACATCGACAACTGGCGTTGGAAGGGAGTGCCCTTCATTCTTCGATCCGGCAAAGCCCTGGGCCGTAAGAG includes:
- a CDS encoding VOC family protein produces the protein MKATPKQDLLPAELTMGTVMLKVGDMKTMNDYYQQALGLDVVAEQDGGLYLGRVGKPLVHLAPAAGLQVPGRGEAGLFHTAILFEDQPSLAATVATAAEFEPRAFAGSADHLVSEAFYFTDPEGNGIELYYDKPRSQWQWDGGTVVMDNVALPPQRYLQQHLSEAAVTGQRESAAGVGHVHLQVGDVQTASDFYVGTLGFERTAGWHGQALFVSAGGYHHHMAMNVWNSRGAGPRRDTLGLGEVLIEVPSSEDVAQLADRLKVAGVASHHTGLELRFDDPWKNKLRVAVR
- a CDS encoding amidohydrolase family protein gives rise to the protein MPNIIEFTGPVLVSGEEERHGLWSVDGVLTFDRPVDAPDVLLDGWVLPGFVDAHCHIGLGTGGAVDHGTTLAQAVADRDAGTLLIRDAGSPSDTRWVQERGDLPRLIRAGRHIARSRRYLRGLGHEIEPAQLVETVRKEARDGDGWVKLVGDWIDRGLGDLAASFPAKTVKDAIAAAHDEGARVTAHCFAEDTIDEMLDAGIDCIEHATGLLPRHIPRLVEQSVPIVPTLVNIATFPDIAGQAAGKFPEYAAHMLRLWEGRRERVLEAFESGVAIYAGTDAGSVIKHGRIADEMQELHDAGLPPVAVLEAAAWGAREWLGAGGISEGASADVVVCAADPRRELGTVQELSHIVLRGRVIR
- the thiC gene encoding phosphomethylpyrimidine synthase ThiC, producing MSTTETQHSPVQNQISPVQNPVNAARKTAETVTQSLKSHSLAWVEDPRTGIRVPVTEIALEPSPNGVANEPLQVYRTAGPGSDPVVGLKPFRSAWIEGRGDTEPYSGRERNLLDDGKSAVRRGAASAEWKGGQPIPRRAVERKRVTQMYYAKQGIVTKEMQFVALRENCDVELVRSEVAAGRAIIPNNINHPESEPMIIGKAFLVKINANIGNSAVTSSIAEEVDKLQWATQWGADTVMDLSTGDDIHTTREWIIRNAPVPIGTVPIYQALEKVNGEANKLTWEIFRDTVIEQCEQGVDYMTIHAGVLLRYVPLTANRVTGIVSRGGSIMAGWCLAHHQENFLYTHFDELCEIFTQYDVAFSLGDGLRPGATADANDAAQFAELDTLAELTHRAWEFDVQVMVEGPGHVPFHLVRENVERQQELCKGAPFYTLGPLVTDVAPGYDHITSAIGATEIARYGTAMLCYVTPKEHLGLPNKDDVKTGVITYKIAAHAADLAKGHPGANERDDALSKARFEFRWRDQFALSLDPVTAEAFHDETLPAEPAKTAHFCSMCGPKFCSMRISQDIRDEFGKVYLPDPAAPLSFRKEQPAVQEA
- a CDS encoding alpha/beta fold hydrolase gives rise to the protein MHKQRVVFVHGLGSFGAAAWPKQHGMALSHDALFLRRHGFDATADPLESNVAADMAIIINALRESGGGHVVAHEQGAISSMLTAIERPDLVWSLTLVEPACLSLTSELPATASHRSLMEPLFAVRNQLNDSDYQREYYRRAFSAEAGDLDTPEARRSARRLRLQAPPWEAPLQIVPGVPTLVLTGGWEPLYEEIAGYLRETGAVHRVAAGGHRPQDSADGDRIIRSFVADAGRGISAQAS
- the ffh gene encoding signal recognition particle protein is translated as MFNSLSDRLTATFKNLRGKGRLTEADVDATVREIRRALLDADVAVSVVREFTGRIRERALGAEVSGALNPSQQIVKIVNEELQEILGGETRRIRLAKNGPTIIMLAGLQGAGKTTLAGKLSKWLKSQGHSPMLVACDLQRPNAVTQLQVVGQRAGVPVFAPHPGATSTELDHPAGDPVAVAKAGVEEARQKLHDVVIVDTAGRLGVDAEMMDQARRIRQAIIPNEVLFVIDSMIGQDAVNTAMAFDEGVNFTGIVLSKLDGDARGGAALSVASVTGKPVMFASTGEGLDDFELFHPDRMASRILDMGDVLTLIEQAEKAWDKDEAARMAKKFADQEDFTLDDFLAQMQQIRNMGSMKKMLMMMPGAQNIRQQLENFDEKEIDRVEAIVRSMTPHERVAPKIINGSRRARIARGSGVHVSEVNGLLERFGQAQKMMKKLAQGGGMPGMPGMPGLGGPGGGRKNAKNAPKKKARSGNPAKAAQELRDAQAKKSAAASAAPTGAAFGQGAADFDPSQLNLPKGFDKFLGK
- a CDS encoding glucose-6-phosphate dehydrogenase is translated as MTSQTTVKTLLILGASGDLTGRLLLPGLAGLLAGGGASGLRLVGAGSDPWTPNQWLERVEGAFDTALKATDDAGRTALDAVVATTEYHQVDVTADGPLAALLQTLEGPVAIYFALPPHISQKACEVLRREQLPAGTRLVMEKPFGSGTESAHALNKTLAALVPEDRIHRVDHFLGKATVLNILGLRFANRFLEPVWNRDHIEKVEVIFDEDLALEGRARYYDTAGALRDMIQSHLLHIMAFLAIDAPATIEERDLRDAVATVLRASSIKAPYGESSRRARYTAGALGERAVPDYAAEDGVDASRNTETLAQVRVDIDNWRWKGVPFILRSGKALGRKRKEAIITFRPVPHLPKGFSGVDSPNQLRIGFGPDVLELDVDVNGPGDIFSLDRASLVAELNAAGMLPYGEVLEGIINGDPLLSVRGDTAEDCWRIIEPVLRAWETGAVPLEEYDAGSNGPAHWSTSRRR